In Arcobacter sp. F2176, the following are encoded in one genomic region:
- a CDS encoding aminotransferase class I/II-fold pyridoxal phosphate-dependent enzyme, giving the protein MINKMICKANDSLIEVMKIINENAMGIAFVVDESNKLCGTVTDGDIRRALLKDIGLQDKVKNIILKEFTFGYITDSYESLQKRIDHRIKIIPLVNKQKEVVDFFEYKQNVYFPVAIPNLNGNEFKYLTDAFMSTWISSSGEYIERFENEFSKYSDCKYGVTCSNGTVAIHLALIALGISEGDEVIVPDLTFPATINTVLHSKATPVIVDVEENSWCIDPKEIEKAITPKTKAIIPVHIYGQSCDMSTIMKIATKYNLKVIEDCAEAHGAMYGGKKVGSFGDIGCFSFFGNKVITTGEGGMCVTNSVLLDEKMRVLRDHGMSKTKKYWHDVIGYNYRMTNLQAAIGLAQLERIEEIHKNRKEYEKNYKKLLPKDKFAFQQDIENRRRITWLVSVLLAKSIDREVYITKLKEKGIDVRPFFYPLSDMDIYKQYCKNKTPVTHKLSKVGLNLPTYESLKSMDEIRNILRDI; this is encoded by the coding sequence GTGATAAATAAAATGATATGTAAAGCAAATGACAGTCTAATAGAAGTGATGAAAATCATCAATGAAAATGCTATGGGAATAGCATTTGTTGTCGATGAATCTAATAAACTATGTGGCACAGTGACAGATGGAGATATCCGAAGAGCACTGCTTAAAGATATAGGTCTGCAGGATAAAGTCAAAAATATCATCTTAAAAGAGTTTACTTTTGGATATATCACTGATAGCTATGAAAGTTTGCAAAAAAGAATCGACCATAGAATCAAAATTATACCTTTGGTAAATAAACAGAAGGAAGTAGTGGATTTTTTTGAATATAAGCAAAATGTTTATTTCCCTGTAGCTATTCCAAATCTCAATGGAAATGAGTTTAAATACCTCACGGATGCTTTTATGAGCACATGGATATCTAGTAGTGGTGAATATATAGAACGATTTGAAAATGAATTTTCTAAATATTCAGACTGCAAATATGGTGTTACTTGTTCAAACGGAACTGTTGCGATTCATTTAGCACTTATTGCTTTAGGAATTAGTGAGGGGGATGAAGTGATAGTACCAGATCTCACTTTTCCAGCTACTATAAACACCGTACTTCATTCAAAAGCAACTCCAGTGATAGTTGATGTTGAAGAAAATAGCTGGTGTATAGACCCAAAAGAGATAGAAAAAGCCATTACTCCAAAAACTAAAGCTATCATCCCTGTACATATCTATGGGCAAAGTTGTGATATGAGTACTATTATGAAAATAGCTACAAAATATAACTTAAAAGTAATAGAAGATTGTGCAGAAGCTCATGGTGCTATGTATGGTGGTAAAAAAGTTGGAAGTTTTGGAGATATAGGGTGTTTTTCATTTTTTGGAAATAAAGTAATTACAACTGGTGAAGGTGGTATGTGTGTAACAAACAGCGTCCTATTAGATGAAAAAATGAGAGTACTAAGAGATCACGGTATGAGTAAGACCAAAAAATACTGGCATGATGTAATTGGTTACAACTACCGTATGACAAACCTTCAAGCTGCTATAGGACTAGCACAATTGGAAAGAATAGAAGAAATACACAAAAACAGAAAAGAATATGAAAAAAACTACAAAAAACTACTACCCAAAGATAAGTTTGCATTTCAACAAGATATAGAAAATCGAAGAAGAATCACATGGCTTGTAAGTGTGCTACTTGCGAAAAGTATAGATAGAGAAGTATATATTACTAAACTAAAAGAAAAAGGGATAGATGTACGACCATTTTTTTATCCACTTAGTGATATGGATATATATAAGCAGTATTGTAAAAATAAAACACCAGTTACTCATAAGCTTTCAAAAGTTGGACTAAATCTACCTACTTATGAGAGTTTGAAAAGTATGGATGAGATTAGAAATATTTTGAGAGATATTTAA
- a CDS encoding sugar phosphate isomerase/epimerase, whose amino-acid sequence MENNIYISTGAFKTKNFDEILEIAKRHNIMNIELSAGMDYDEDIISKISEAEKDFNFLVHNYFPTPKDSFLLNFASENDTTIESSMSLAKQAIDISAIVNAEFYAVHCGFTFDSNGSHLGNASQMDLPKLSMQNAYSNYIRNIKELNKYAKSKNVKLAIENNVIADFGLIDGKNEICLGADIEGLEKIFHIVNDKNLHLLLDLAHAKVNINTLGLNIDHLIEKFDKKIIGLHISDNNGKRDTNEKLTLNSDILKYIKKLKDRYLILEVYKIEPNEIIEQNKLLKEVIQ is encoded by the coding sequence TTGGAAAATAATATTTATATAAGCACAGGTGCATTTAAAACTAAAAATTTTGATGAAATATTAGAAATAGCAAAAAGACACAATATAATGAATATTGAACTAAGTGCTGGAATGGATTATGATGAAGATATTATTTCAAAAATATCTGAAGCTGAAAAAGATTTTAACTTTTTAGTGCATAACTATTTCCCAACACCAAAAGACTCTTTTTTACTTAATTTTGCTTCTGAAAATGATACGACTATAGAATCATCTATGAGTTTAGCTAAACAAGCTATAGATATATCTGCGATAGTAAATGCTGAGTTTTATGCAGTACATTGTGGATTTACATTTGATTCAAATGGTTCACATTTAGGTAATGCTTCTCAAATGGATTTACCAAAGCTATCAATGCAAAATGCTTATAGTAACTATATAAGGAATATTAAAGAGCTCAATAAGTATGCAAAGTCTAAAAATGTAAAACTAGCTATAGAAAACAATGTAATAGCTGATTTTGGACTTATAGATGGAAAAAATGAAATATGTTTAGGTGCAGATATTGAAGGATTAGAAAAAATATTTCATATTGTAAATGATAAAAACTTACATCTTTTGCTTGATTTAGCACATGCAAAAGTTAATATAAATACACTTGGATTAAATATTGACCATTTAATAGAGAAGTTTGATAAAAAGATAATAGGACTGCACATAAGTGATAATAATGGGAAAAGAGACACAAATGAAAAACTAACATTAAATAGTGATATTTTAAAATATATAAAAAAGCTTAAAGATAGATATTTGATACTAGAAGTTTATAAAATTGAACCTAACGAAATAATAGAACAAAATAAACTTTTAAAAGAGGTAATACAGTGA
- a CDS encoding formyltransferase family protein: MKIVFIVGKRGGDYFAVKRAIEKGLLQNIEIVYIISNSSLSKAMNDYKIISDNFYCKQDNESRVQFFDNVQDLLAKIEYDYIVLSGFDWLIPSKLVETNINKIINSHHSLLPAHPGLFKKEKLVESDDKFLGATLHFVDNGVDTGIKLTQAVFLNYGIEKFDLILKIYRFIQDCMIVQSLAELNNQEAEHREIYFNEILFNPSIERNILKCFERIYFGK; encoded by the coding sequence ATGAAAATTGTATTTATCGTAGGTAAAAGGGGTGGTGATTATTTCGCTGTAAAAAGAGCAATAGAAAAAGGGCTACTTCAAAATATTGAAATTGTTTACATAATTTCTAATTCATCATTATCTAAAGCAATGAATGACTATAAAATCATTAGTGATAACTTCTATTGTAAACAAGATAATGAAAGTCGAGTGCAATTTTTTGATAATGTACAAGATTTACTTGCAAAAATAGAATATGACTATATTGTTTTATCTGGCTTTGATTGGCTAATACCTTCAAAACTTGTAGAAACTAACATAAATAAAATCATTAATTCTCATCATTCTCTACTGCCAGCTCATCCAGGATTATTTAAAAAAGAAAAGTTGGTAGAGAGTGATGATAAATTTTTAGGAGCAACATTGCATTTTGTAGATAATGGAGTGGATACAGGTATAAAACTAACTCAAGCAGTATTTTTAAACTATGGAATAGAAAAATTTGATTTAATCTTGAAGATATATAGATTTATTCAAGATTGTATGATCGTTCAATCGTTAGCTGAGTTAAATAATCAAGAAGCAGAACATAGAGAAATATATTTTAATGAAATACTTTTTAATCCATCAATTGAACGAAATATTTTAAAATGCTTTGAAAGGATTTATTTTGGAAAATAA
- a CDS encoding peptidoglycan bridge formation glycyltransferase FemA/FemB family protein, whose amino-acid sequence MLFEVYTISDKLKWDERISSFDDEKLDIYYLPEYYQTWIEHEKAEPICIYCEINNSKFLYPFFKKEIKRYELDAKYYDIFSAYGYGGVVSDVKEKTDRKIFNYEFNRWCKNNNIIAEFIRENPSINKLDNFIRDAEYLKVRTNVFLKSTDNYKIPSKSRRNYIKQAIKNNLSIQIDENLETIDSFTKLYNMTAKRLDMDKSYLFNDNYFNNHKKYFIANTKIINILFEDKIISSSMFYYGFKKTIYHLSGSDFKYKKLYPNELLMQAMINESKKINNSLLSLGGGTTDNPEDKLFKYKNRFGDNLRDVYIGKKVHNENIYKNICKQWEVNYSDVVSKYKNFFLKYRFINENCIYRR is encoded by the coding sequence ATGCTGTTTGAAGTTTATACTATTTCAGATAAGCTCAAATGGGATGAGAGAATTTCTTCATTTGATGATGAAAAATTAGATATTTACTATTTACCAGAATACTATCAAACGTGGATAGAACATGAAAAAGCAGAACCCATTTGTATCTATTGTGAAATAAATAATAGTAAATTTTTATATCCATTTTTTAAAAAAGAGATTAAACGATATGAACTTGATGCAAAATATTATGATATTTTTAGTGCGTATGGATATGGAGGAGTAGTGTCTGATGTAAAAGAGAAGACTGATAGAAAAATATTTAATTATGAGTTTAATAGATGGTGCAAAAACAATAATATCATTGCTGAATTTATACGAGAAAACCCATCTATAAATAAATTAGATAACTTCATAAGAGATGCTGAATATTTGAAAGTGAGAACCAATGTTTTTTTAAAATCAACAGATAATTATAAAATTCCTAGTAAAAGTAGAAGAAATTATATTAAGCAGGCAATAAAAAATAATCTAAGTATTCAAATTGATGAAAATCTAGAAACCATAGATAGTTTTACTAAATTATATAATATGACAGCTAAAAGATTAGATATGGATAAAAGTTACTTATTCAACGATAATTATTTTAATAATCATAAAAAATATTTTATAGCTAATACAAAAATTATAAATATTCTTTTTGAAGATAAAATCATATCAAGTTCTATGTTCTATTATGGTTTTAAAAAAACGATTTATCATCTAAGTGGATCTGATTTTAAGTATAAAAAATTATATCCAAATGAACTCCTTATGCAAGCAATGATTAATGAAAGTAAAAAGATAAACAATTCATTACTTAGTTTAGGTGGAGGGACAACTGATAATCCAGAGGATAAATTGTTTAAGTATAAAAATAGATTTGGAGATAATTTAAGAGATGTTTATATAGGGAAAAAAGTCCATAATGAAAATATATATAAAAATATATGTAAACAATGGGAAGTAAATTATTCCGATGTGGTGAGTAAATACAAAAATTTTTTTTTAAAATATAGGTTTATAAATGAAAATTGTATTTATCGTAGGTAA
- a CDS encoding N-acetylneuraminate synthase family protein yields the protein MKKQIIQGREISDQAPSFIIAEAGVNHNGSMNLAFKLIDEAKKAGADCIKFQTFNTEMCESKYALKPEYFKGRDGEFNKKDFSKSLEFNKIQFKDLKQYCDEKGIMFLSMAADYPSFEILLDIGCPAIKIGSSDTLNFPLFKLMGESKLPIIYSTGISTLENVRMGVDYLYNSGVEDLSILQCTSQYPAPFKDINLNVMNEYKKEFDVPVGLSDHSQGLHVPYASIGMGAKIIEKHFTLSRNLPGVDHIASIEPHELKEMVLKIREIEDALGDGLKEIKESEKEHLKTMRKSLFSLSSIKKGDIFSLKNIGSKRPGGGILPIEIDSILGKVAKVDIDEDEYITKEMF from the coding sequence ATGAAAAAACAGATTATACAAGGTCGAGAGATTTCAGATCAAGCACCAAGCTTTATTATTGCAGAAGCAGGAGTGAATCATAATGGTAGCATGAATTTAGCTTTTAAATTAATAGATGAAGCGAAAAAGGCAGGTGCAGATTGTATAAAATTTCAAACATTCAATACAGAGATGTGTGAGAGTAAATATGCATTAAAACCAGAGTATTTTAAAGGAAGAGATGGAGAATTTAATAAAAAAGATTTTTCAAAATCTTTAGAATTTAATAAGATACAATTTAAAGACCTAAAACAATATTGTGATGAAAAAGGGATAATGTTCTTATCTATGGCAGCTGATTATCCATCATTTGAGATACTCCTTGATATAGGATGTCCTGCTATCAAAATTGGTTCATCAGATACACTTAATTTTCCTCTTTTTAAACTCATGGGAGAATCGAAACTTCCGATAATTTACTCTACAGGTATTTCGACACTTGAAAATGTACGAATGGGAGTTGATTATCTCTATAATTCAGGTGTTGAAGATTTATCGATTTTGCAATGTACTTCACAGTATCCAGCACCCTTTAAAGATATCAATCTAAATGTAATGAATGAATATAAAAAAGAGTTTGATGTACCAGTTGGACTTTCTGATCATTCGCAAGGATTACATGTACCTTATGCTTCTATTGGAATGGGTGCAAAAATTATTGAAAAACACTTTACGTTAAGTAGAAATCTACCAGGAGTAGATCATATCGCTTCGATTGAACCGCATGAGTTAAAAGAGATGGTTTTAAAAATAAGAGAGATTGAAGATGCGTTAGGTGATGGACTAAAAGAGATAAAAGAGAGTGAAAAAGAGCACTTAAAAACTATGAGAAAATCATTATTTAGTTTAAGCTCTATAAAAAAAGGTGATATTTTTAGTCTCAAAAATATTGGTTCAAAAAGACCAGGAGGTGGCATTCTACCCATAGAGATAGACTCAATCTTAGGAAAAGTGGCAAAAGTAGATATAGATGAGGATGAATACATTACAAAGGAAATGTTTTAA
- a CDS encoding cytidylyltransferase domain-containing protein: MKNIALIPARGESKRLPGKNIKKLNGKPLIAYSIETCLASRNISRVIVSTDDENIARVAKEYGAEVPFIRPKYLAKDKVGDREVMLHLTDWLKKNENYTFDNLIYIRPTTPFKSTQMIEEALKQIEDKKYSAIRSVTKSEGVFHPYWMYKQKNGFLNTFVDDLKVEKFYQSQLLPECFRLNGVVDITRVNTLKKYQNIYGNAIGYIEIDEERAIDIDTEFEFMLCEFMIEKELI; the protein is encoded by the coding sequence ATGAAAAATATAGCTCTAATTCCTGCAAGAGGTGAAAGTAAAAGACTTCCAGGAAAAAATATAAAAAAACTAAATGGTAAACCACTTATTGCCTATAGTATAGAAACTTGTTTGGCATCTAGAAATATTAGTAGAGTTATTGTATCTACTGATGATGAGAATATTGCAAGAGTTGCGAAAGAATATGGTGCAGAAGTTCCATTTATAAGACCTAAATATCTTGCAAAAGACAAAGTTGGAGATAGAGAAGTTATGTTACATTTAACAGACTGGTTGAAAAAAAATGAAAATTACACCTTTGATAATCTAATTTATATTAGACCAACAACTCCATTTAAAAGTACCCAAATGATAGAAGAAGCATTAAAACAGATAGAAGATAAAAAATATTCAGCTATAAGAAGTGTTACAAAATCTGAAGGAGTATTTCACCCTTATTGGATGTATAAACAAAAAAATGGTTTTTTAAATACTTTTGTAGATGATTTAAAAGTAGAAAAGTTTTACCAAAGTCAGCTTTTACCAGAATGCTTTAGGTTAAATGGTGTTGTGGATATAACAAGAGTAAATACTCTAAAAAAATACCAAAATATATATGGTAACGCTATAGGATATATTGAAATAGATGAAGAAAGAGCGATTGACATAGATACAGAATTTGAATTTATGTTGTGTGAGTTTATGATAGAAAAAGAGCTAATATGA